A stretch of DNA from Leucobacter luti:
CGGGATCCCGGTCGCGACGAGCAGAGGCGACGTGCGGGCCGATCTGAGCTTCAGCGGGGCAATCTACGCGTCGGTGCGCGCTGCGGACCTGGGGCTCAGCGTGAGTCCCGCACACTACACGGAACTGATCGCGGCCGGGCGCGAGATCAAGGCCGCGCTGACCCACACTGCTGCAGCACAGCACGCCGCTGACTCCCGCCTCTCGGGAGTGTACGGAACCATCCTCTGGGAAGACCTCGGCACGGGGCACACCCCCGCCAGCCCCGTTCGCTCTCGCCAACGCAACGTTACCGTCTTTGCCGACGGCGAGGTCGACCGCTCCCCTGCGGCTCGGGCACCGGTGCACGGGTCGCACTCTTGGCGGCCGACGGCACGCTCCCACACGGGGCGACCCTCGAGCACCGCTCGATCGTCGACACGGTTTTTCACGCGCGCTGGGAGCCCGCAACAACCACGACTTCCCCTTCGTCTTCGTCTTCGTCTTCGCCAATCATTCCGGAGGTCACTGGCACGGCCTTCCACACCGGGGAACACCAGTTCGTTCTCGATCCAAACGATCCGGTGGGCCTAGGCTTCGTGCTCCGATAGCCCACCTCATTGCAGGCGCACGGCACCTTTGCTACAGTGTGCAATGTCACACGTTATATCGATGATTCTCGCACGCTGGCCCACCAGAAAGGACCATCACCGATGACCACTCAGAAACCATGGCACGGAGTCATCGTCGCCTCCGCGCTCCCGTTCACCGAGGACCTCGCAGTCGACTACGACCGATTTGCTGATCATGTCCAATTCCTTGCAGACAACGGCTGCGATGGTATTGCCCCGAACGGCTCCCTCGGCGAGTACCAGAACCTCACAGCTGAGGAACGCGCCAAAGTCATTGAGGTCGCCGTTGACGCTGCGCCAGCCGGTTTCTCCGTCATGGCAGGATGCGGTGCGTACGGCGCCCTTGAATCACTGCGCTGGGCCGAGCAGGCTGCCGCTGCCGGCGCCGATTGCGTGATGCTGCTCCCCCCGAACACGTATCGGGCGAACCGCGAGCAGGTGAAGCACCACTATGCGACGGTGGCCCAGGCGGGGCTCCCCATCGTGGGGTACAACAACCCGATCGACACGAAAGTCGACCTGATCCCGGATCTCATCGCGGAGATCCACGAGGCAGGCCACATGGTGGGCGTGAAGGAATTTACCGGTGATC
This window harbors:
- a CDS encoding dihydrodipicolinate synthase family protein, which translates into the protein MTTQKPWHGVIVASALPFTEDLAVDYDRFADHVQFLADNGCDGIAPNGSLGEYQNLTAEERAKVIEVAVDAAPAGFSVMAGCGAYGALESLRWAEQAAAAGADCVMLLPPNTYRANREQVKHHYATVAQAGLPIVGYNNPIDTKVDLIPDLIAEIHEAGHMVGVKEFTGDPRRIYEIKELAPDIDILIGTDDSVLEVGIAGAVGWVAGYPNAIPRSTVELYRLCTSGNVQDLERAQVIYRDLHKLLRWDTKTEFVESIKLSMDVIGRYGGPSRPPRLPLPQAIADRIVADTVEAVAKGYAQ